Sequence from the Candidatus Epulonipiscium sp. genome:
TTTCCTATATAGCCACCTTCTATAAGCTTTTTAGCCTTATCTTGAGGAAGTTTGATTTCTTCGTTTCCAAAGGAAAGAACAACACTATCCCCACGCTTAGCAGCTTTTACTTCAATCATATTCATTTGAGGAGATCCAATAAATCCAGCAACGAATAAGTTGTTTGGTTTTGAGTAAAGGTTACTTGGGGAATCAACTTGTTGAATAATTCCGTCTTTTAGCACAACGATTCTTGTTCCTAAGGTCATAGCCTCTGTTTGGTCATGGGTAACATAGATAAATGTTGTTTGAAGTCTTTGATGAAGTTTAGATATTTCTGTTCTCATTTGTACCCTTAACTTTGCGTCAAGGTTAGAAAGTGGTTCGTCCATTAAGAATATTTTTGGTTCACGAACAATCGCACGTCCCATGGCAACCCTTTGTCTTTGTCCCCCGGACAATGCCTTTGGCTTCCTATCTAATAAATGATCAATATCAAGAACTTTTGCTGCTTCTCGAACACGTTTGTCTATTTCAGCCTTGGGTGTCTTACGAAGTTTTAATCCAAATGCCATATTATCATATACAGTCATATGAGGATATAAAGCATAGTTTTGGAATACCATCGCAATATCTCTGTCCTTTGGTGCAACGTCATTACATAATTTGTCACCAATCCAAAGGTCCCCTGAGGTGATTTCTTCAAGACCTGCAATCATACGAAGAGTCGTAGATTTGCCGCATCCTGATGGACCAACAAAAATAATAAACTCTT
This genomic interval carries:
- the ugpC gene encoding sn-glycerol-3-phosphate ABC transporter ATP-binding protein UgpC, which encodes MAELKLKNIYKKYPNGFVAVKDFSLDIADKEFIIFVGPSGCGKSTTLRMIAGLEEITSGDLWIGDKLCNDVAPKDRDIAMVFQNYALYPHMTVYDNMAFGLKLRKTPKAEIDKRVREAAKVLDIDHLLDRKPKALSGGQRQRVAMGRAIVREPKIFLMDEPLSNLDAKLRVQMRTEISKLHQRLQTTFIYVTHDQTEAMTLGTRIVVLKDGIIQQVDSPSNLYSKPNNLFVAGFIGSPQMNMIEVKAAKRGDSVVLSFGNEEIKLPQDKAKKLIEGGYIGKDVIMGIRPENLHDDDAFLASSPESIINANVEVTEMLGAEVYLYMVSNGQNMTARVDPKSKAKPGDTIKIALDINHIHVFDKDTEATITN